DNA sequence from the Methanofollis formosanus genome:
CGAGCTGGCCGCGTGGGGCGAGGATACGGGCAAGTTCCGGGAGGAGAGGGCCGGGAACGGCTTCGCTGAGTCCCGGGGCGATGAGGAGGTCGAAGGCGCCGTCACAGCACGGCATGGCGGCCGGGTCTGCTATGAGGCTCTGAAACTTCTCGATGATCGTTTTGTCCCTCGCAATCAGCCAGCGTTCCGGGATCTGGCCGGTGAGGTCGGCCGCAGCGGCGACGAAGAGGTCGGCCATCCCACCGCTGAGAGGGTCGGGGACCACGGCGATCCGTCTGAGGGGCCGCTCGCTCTCGAACTCGGCCACCATCAGGTCCTGGAAGGTCAGGGCAAGGTGGCGGAAGTAGTCTGAGAGGACAACTCCGACGCTGCTTTTTCTTGCCAGGAACAATGCTTCCCTGCCCTTATCGGTGATGAAAAAGACCTTCTTCGCCGGTCCCTTCGTGCTCGGCGCCTGCTCATAGTCCACGAGTCCCCGGCGCTTGAGCGAGTTCACGGTCTTGTAGAGGTCGCTGTGGCTCCTGGATATCCCCTCTTCCTCGAGCCTGAACTTGAGTCCGTAGACATGGCAGGGGGCGGTGGCGAGCATGGTGAGGATCTCAAGCCCGGGGTCGTGCATATTCTCCCCTCTTCCCCGCTCATAGTAAGGGCTTCGAAATGATTCCGCGGGAATTTGAACAAATGTTAATTAGTCCGTGCAAGTGAACTTTACTTACATGGATGAGGGACTTCGGGGCGGACCGACGCAGGACGAAGTGGCGGCGGTCGCCCTCTGGCACCTGAGGCTTGCGCCGGGGTGCGCCTTTGCAGATGTCGGGTGCGGGACCGGGAAGATCGCGGTGGCCGCGGCCAGGACCGCCGGCCGGGTGCTTGCCATCGACCGCCGGCCAGAGGCGGCGGCCTGCACGAGGGTTGCTGCAGAGGCGGCAGGTGCCGAGAACATCAAGACAGTCTGTGGCGAGGCCACCGATGTCCTTGCGGGTGCCGGACCCCTTGACGCCGCCTTCGTCGGCGGTTCGCGGGACCTCGAGCAGGTGCTCGGGGTACTCGCCGGGACGGTGCGCGGCCGGGTGGTCGTCGACTGTGTCCTGCTGGAAACCCTCCATCGGGCGGTGAGGACGATGCAGGACCTCGGGATCTTCAGGGAGGTCGTCTCCCTCCAGGTGGCCCGCTCCCACGCGCTCGGGCCCGGGATGATGATGCGCCCGGCCAACCCGGTCTGGCTCGTTGTCGGGGAGGTGGCCTGAGATGCTGGTCGGCGTGGGGATCGGCCCCGGCGACCCCGAACTCCTGACCGTGAAGGCCGTGCGCCTGATCCGAGAGGCCGACGTGGTCTATGTCCCGGGCCGGGTGGCCGCGGGGATCATCGCCCCGTACCGCACCGATGTCGAGGTCCTCTCCTTCCCGATGACCGGGGACGAGGCCGAGATCGCGCGGTGCATGGAGACGAACGCCGATACCGTGGCGGCGCCGGCGGCGAACGGGCTCTGTGTCTTCTGCATCCTCGGCGACCCGAACTTCTACGGGACCTTCGGCCGGCTCTCGGCCGTCCTCGCCGACCGCCACCCCGCGGTCAGGTGCACGACCGTCCCCGGCATCAGCGCGATCACCGCCTTCGCCTCGGTCGCGGGCGTCCCGGTCTCCGGCGGGATCGGCGTGAGCGACGGCTCCGAGGAAGCGTGTCGTCTCCTCCTCAAGGTGACGCACCCGAAGGAGACGGCCGCACGTCTCCAGGCCGAGGGCTTCACCGATTTCGTCCTGGTGGAGCGGATGTATATGGACGGCGAACGGGTCTATCGGGGCGACGAAATCCCTGAGAAAAGCAGTTATTTCAGTGTACTCTTTGCGAGGCGGTGAAGATGGAAAAGATCTATGTTGTCGGGGCCGGGCCGGGAAACCCGGACCTGATCACGGTGAAGGGAAACGACCTCCTGATGCGGGCCGACGTCCTCATCTATGCCGGGTCGCTGGTGAACCCGGCGCTGGTCGAGCGGTCGCCGGCGCCTGAGAAGTATGACTCCTGGGGGATGAAACTTCCCGAGATGGTGGCGGTGATGGTCGAGGCGGCCAGGGCCGGGAAGACGGTGGTCCGTCTTCACTCGGGCGACCCGGCACTGTACGGGGCGATCGTCGAGCAGATCGCCGAACTGGAACGGGCTGGGGTCGAGGTCGAGGTGGTCCCAGGGGTCTCATCGATGTTCGGGGCGGCGGCGGCTCTCAAGACCCAGTACACCCTCCGGGGGGTCTCAGAGTCGGTGGTTGTCACCAGGCCCGCCGGGGCGACGCTGGCGACCGACCAGATCGCCGAACTCTCGCGGACCGGGGCGACGATGGTCGTCTTCCTCGGCACCGCACATATGGAGGAGGTGCTCGGAAAGGTCGAGTGCCCGCCCGATACCCCGGCGGCGGTCGTCTACCATGCCACCTGGCCTGACCAGAAGGTGGTGCGGGGCACGGTCGCCGACCTCGCCGCAAAGGCGCGGGCCGCCGGGATCGAGCGCTCGGCCCTGATCATCATCGGCGGCGTGGTGAACGCCACGGCGTCTGACTACACCAACTCAGACCTCTACGGATGAAGACGGCAGTCATTGCGCTGAAGCGCTTCGAGGAGGAAGGTCGGCGGGTCGCCGACGTCCTCGGCGGCGAGTTTCTCCCGTACTTCCCTGAGGTCTTCGAGGAGGCCTTTGCCGCCTACGAGGCGGTCGTCGCCGTGATGTCGGCAGGGATCGCGGTCAGGAAGTGCGCCCCCCTCCTCACCACCAAGTGGCGGGACCCGGCGGTGGTGGTGGTCAGTCCGGACCTCAGGTTTGCGGTCCCGGTCCTCGGCGGGCACCATGGGGCGAACGACCTCGCCCGCGAGATCGGGAAGAAGATCGGAGCGGTCCCGGTCATCTCGACCGCCACCGAGGCCCTGGGCCGGCCGTGCGTCGAGGGCGTCGCGGCGTCGGTCGGGGCCGAGATCGCAAACCCGGACTCCACTCTTCCGGTGAACGCAGCGATGCTCGACGGCGAGGTGCCGGTCTATACCGTCGGCGGCCCGGCGATCGTCGTCGCCTCCTCTGCCGTCTCGGTCCTGGTGGAGGGCGGAGAATATGTCGTCGGGATCGGGTGCCGGCGCGGGACTGCGACTGAATCGGTCGTGGCGGCGGTGAGGGCGGCCCTCAGGACGGCCGGGATCGGGCCCGAGGAGGTGCTCGTCTATGCCACGACGGCGAAGAAATCCGATGAACCCGGCCTGCGGGACGGCGTCGCCGCGCTGGGGGGCGTCCTCCTGTACCTCAGCGCCGAGACGCTCAACGCCCGGACGCCCCCCTCGCCCTCGCGGGCGGGGCTGATCGGGCTTGTCGGCGTGGCCGAACCGGCGGTGCTTGCCCTTGCACGCCGCGGCGAGTTGATACTGAAGAAAAAAGTCTATGGGGATGTGACAGTTGCAATCGGACGATAAAAGAGGGAAACTCTCTATTGTGGGCATCGGCCCAGGCGGGATTGCGCAGATGACCGGGCAGGCGGCGGACACGATCCGCGCCGCCGAGTATGTCATCGGCAATGCATTCTATCTGGAACAGATCGCCCCCCTCCTCGGGGGCCAGGACGTGATCAGGAGTTCGATGGGGAAAGAGGTCGAACGGGCGCAGAAGTGCGTCGACCTCGCCCGCACTCACCGGGTGGTCATGGTCAGCGGGGGCGACCCCGGGGTGTACGGGATGGCGAGCATCGTGCTCGAAGTGATGGACCGCGCCGGTGTGCCGGTGGAGTACGAGGTGGTGCCAGGCGTCACGGCCTCGTGCGCCGGGGCCTCGCTCCTCGGCTCCCCGCTCACCGGCGACCATGTCACCCTCTCGCTCTCAGACCTCCTCACTCCCTGGGAGACGATCGAGACACGGCTCGGTCTCGCCTTCCAGATGGGTGTGCCGGTGGCCCTGTACAACCCGAAGAGTCACGGCAGACCGGAAAATCTATCCAGGGCGCTTGCGATCGCCCTCAGGCACCACTCCCCCGAGACCCCGGTGGGGCTGGTGCGAAACGCCTACCGCGTCGGTCAGGAGACAGAGGTGACGACCCTCGGTGCGCTTGCCGAGGACGACTCGGCCGTCGATATGCGCACGCTCGTCATCGTCGGCGGGACCGAGACCTTCAGGATGCAGGACGGCGGGATGCTCACGCCGAGAGGCTATGGGAGGAAGTATGTATATTGACCCGGGCGCCGACACGCCCGAGGGGTATGCGATCTCGCGGACGAGCAGGTCCCTGGCCCGCCAGGTGATCGGCGACCGGACGCCCGAGGACCGGATCAGGCAGCGGTGTGCGATCTCGGTCGGCGACTTCGTGATGGCCGACCTGGTGCGGTTCCGGGGCGAGGCGATCGAGGCCGGGCTTGCGGCCCTGGAGCGGGGCGCGCCCATCATCACCGACATCCATATGGTGCAGATGGGGATCAGGAAGAAGGAGCACCACTCCGAGGTGCTCTGCGCCCTCGACTATGGGCAGGAGATCGCCGCGGCGCGCGGGATCACCCGCTCGTCCGCGGGCTTCCTCGCCCTCCGCGATCGGCTGGAAGGCGCGGTCGTGGTGATCGGGAACGCTCCTTCGTCGCTCCTCGCCCTCTGCGCAATGGTCAGGGAGGGCGTGCGGCCCGCGCTGGTCATCGGGATGGCGGTCGGGTTTGTGAATGCCGCGGAGTCCAAGGAGGAGTTGCGCACTCTCGACATCCCCTCGATCTCGACGCAGGGAACGCGGGGCGGGACGCCGCCGGCGGTCGCGGCGATGAACGAGATCGTCACGATGTATGTGGAGCGGACGCGTGAGAGATGAGGCGATCGTCGACCCGGTGACCGGCTTTGTCTACCCGGCGGAGTGGGTCGGGCGCTGCACCGATCCCGCGGCCCTTACCCTCGCGGCGTCGGGTCTCGGCGTCCTCACCGCCGACGGATCAGTGCTGCGGCGGGGGTTCACGACCGGCACGACGGCCGCGGCGGCATGCCGGGCGGCGGTCCTCTCCCTGGCCAAACCGGTGGACGCGGTCTCGCTCCTCCTCCCGTGCGGCCTGGAGGTCGTCGTCCCGGCCAGGGGTGCCGGCGGCCGCGGCGAGGCAAGGAAGGACTCGGGGGATTATCATGCGGATGTCACCGCGGGCCTCGCGTTCGTGGCCGTGGCAGAGCAGGTCCCGGCCGGGGTGGAGGTCGAGTACGGCGGGGGGGTCGGTCGGTTTGTCCGCGAGACCCCGCGGTATCCGCTGGGGTCACCGGCGGTGAGTCCGACGGCCCGTGCGACGATCGAGGGGGCGGTCGGGTCGGCCGCCGCATCGGTCGGGCTCCCGGGTGTGTGGGTCCGCCTCTCGGTCCCGGATGGCGCCGCGGTCGCGGCGCAGACCCTCAACCCGCGCATCGGGGTGGAGGGCGGGATCTCGGTCCTCGGGTCCACGGGCCTCGTGGAACCCTGGGACGACCACCTCTCAGAGTCGGCGCTGGAACGGGTGGAAGGCGCCGAACAGGTGGTGCTCACCACCGGCAGGCTCGGTCTGCGCTATGCCCGCCTCCTCTTTCCCGACCGTGAGGTCGTGCTCGTCGGCGTGCACCTCGGCCGGGCCCTCGCGGCGGCGAAGGGCGAGGTGACGGTCTGCGGGCTGCCTGGACTGGTCATGAAGTTCATGGACGCTGAGGTGCTTGCCGGGACCGGGTGTGCGACGGTGGAGGAATTGACCGGGACGCCGGCGTGGCAGGGCGTGATGGAGCGGACGTTTGCATCGTTCAGGGCTGCTCACCCGACGGTGCGGGTGGTGGTCGTGGCCAGGGACGGCACGGTGCTGGGGGACTCGGGATGAAGGTCGTCGGCGTGGGCTGCGGTCCCGGGATGCTCACCGGGGAGGCGGTGCGGACGATCGGGAGCGCCGCCCTCATCTATGGTTCGGCGCGGGCGATCGACCTCGCACGACCGGCGATCAGGGACGGATGCGAGGTGCA
Encoded proteins:
- a CDS encoding PadR family transcriptional regulator, with the translated sequence MHDPGLEILTMLATAPCHVYGLKFRLEEEGISRSHSDLYKTVNSLKRRGLVDYEQAPSTKGPAKKVFFITDKGREALFLARKSSVGVVLSDYFRHLALTFQDLMVAEFESERPLRRIAVVPDPLSGGMADLFVAAAADLTGQIPERWLIARDKTIIEKFQSLIADPAAMPCCDGAFDLLIAPGLSEAVPGPLLPELARILAPRGQLVTFLPFTEEMTESSIAGEFLIREVRRFFPELQVWRQTDFLSALSASFDVTSVNHLGFTLIFCRARTRE
- a CDS encoding methyltransferase domain-containing protein; translated protein: MDEGLRGGPTQDEVAAVALWHLRLAPGCAFADVGCGTGKIAVAAARTAGRVLAIDRRPEAAACTRVAAEAAGAENIKTVCGEATDVLAGAGPLDAAFVGGSRDLEQVLGVLAGTVRGRVVVDCVLLETLHRAVRTMQDLGIFREVVSLQVARSHALGPGMMMRPANPVWLVVGEVA
- a CDS encoding cobalt-factor II C(20)-methyltransferase, encoding MLVGVGIGPGDPELLTVKAVRLIREADVVYVPGRVAAGIIAPYRTDVEVLSFPMTGDEAEIARCMETNADTVAAPAANGLCVFCILGDPNFYGTFGRLSAVLADRHPAVRCTTVPGISAITAFASVAGVPVSGGIGVSDGSEEACRLLLKVTHPKETAARLQAEGFTDFVLVERMYMDGERVYRGDEIPEKSSYFSVLFARR
- the cobM gene encoding precorrin-4 C(11)-methyltransferase; its protein translation is MEKIYVVGAGPGNPDLITVKGNDLLMRADVLIYAGSLVNPALVERSPAPEKYDSWGMKLPEMVAVMVEAARAGKTVVRLHSGDPALYGAIVEQIAELERAGVEVEVVPGVSSMFGAAAALKTQYTLRGVSESVVVTRPAGATLATDQIAELSRTGATMVVFLGTAHMEEVLGKVECPPDTPAAVVYHATWPDQKVVRGTVADLAAKARAAGIERSALIIIGGVVNATASDYTNSDLYG
- the cbiG gene encoding cobalt-precorrin 5A hydrolase; the protein is MKTAVIALKRFEEEGRRVADVLGGEFLPYFPEVFEEAFAAYEAVVAVMSAGIAVRKCAPLLTTKWRDPAVVVVSPDLRFAVPVLGGHHGANDLAREIGKKIGAVPVISTATEALGRPCVEGVAASVGAEIANPDSTLPVNAAMLDGEVPVYTVGGPAIVVASSAVSVLVEGGEYVVGIGCRRGTATESVVAAVRAALRTAGIGPEEVLVYATTAKKSDEPGLRDGVAALGGVLLYLSAETLNARTPPSPSRAGLIGLVGVAEPAVLALARRGELILKKKVYGDVTVAIGR
- the cobJ gene encoding precorrin-3B C(17)-methyltransferase; protein product: MGIGPGGIAQMTGQAADTIRAAEYVIGNAFYLEQIAPLLGGQDVIRSSMGKEVERAQKCVDLARTHRVVMVSGGDPGVYGMASIVLEVMDRAGVPVEYEVVPGVTASCAGASLLGSPLTGDHVTLSLSDLLTPWETIETRLGLAFQMGVPVALYNPKSHGRPENLSRALAIALRHHSPETPVGLVRNAYRVGQETEVTTLGALAEDDSAVDMRTLVIVGGTETFRMQDGGMLTPRGYGRKYVY
- a CDS encoding precorrin-8X methylmutase — translated: MYIDPGADTPEGYAISRTSRSLARQVIGDRTPEDRIRQRCAISVGDFVMADLVRFRGEAIEAGLAALERGAPIITDIHMVQMGIRKKEHHSEVLCALDYGQEIAAARGITRSSAGFLALRDRLEGAVVVIGNAPSSLLALCAMVREGVRPALVIGMAVGFVNAAESKEELRTLDIPSISTQGTRGGTPPAVAAMNEIVTMYVERTRER
- a CDS encoding cobalt-precorrin-5B (C(1))-methyltransferase, producing the protein MRDEAIVDPVTGFVYPAEWVGRCTDPAALTLAASGLGVLTADGSVLRRGFTTGTTAAAACRAAVLSLAKPVDAVSLLLPCGLEVVVPARGAGGRGEARKDSGDYHADVTAGLAFVAVAEQVPAGVEVEYGGGVGRFVRETPRYPLGSPAVSPTARATIEGAVGSAAASVGLPGVWVRLSVPDGAAVAAQTLNPRIGVEGGISVLGSTGLVEPWDDHLSESALERVEGAEQVVLTTGRLGLRYARLLFPDREVVLVGVHLGRALAAAKGEVTVCGLPGLVMKFMDAEVLAGTGCATVEELTGTPAWQGVMERTFASFRAAHPTVRVVVVARDGTVLGDSG